In Populus alba chromosome 1, ASM523922v2, whole genome shotgun sequence, a single window of DNA contains:
- the LOC118042588 gene encoding uncharacterized protein, translating to MLTETAGDVAIAAAICSSFLEFPIPNNIAFIGEIGLGGELRAVPRMEKRVHTVAKLGYKMCVIPKSAEKSLANLGFQGMKIVGCKNLKEVINTVFKA from the exons ATGCTGACAGAGACTGCTGGTGATGTTGCAATAGCAGCTGCAATTTGCAGCAG TTTCTTGGAATTTCCCATTCCCAATAACATTGCATTCATCGGAGAAATTGGCCTTGGTGGTGAGCTTCGCGCA GTACCCAGGATGGAGAAAAGAGTACATACTGTCGCAAAACTGGGATATAAAATGTGCGTAATCCCGAAATCAGCTGAAAAATCTCTTGCAAATCTAGGTTTCCAAGGGATGAAAATTGTTGGGTGCAAGAATCTAAAAGAAGTCATCAACACTGTATTCAAGGCTTGA